The nucleotide window ATAGTGGTCATTTCTCGTGTATTTCCGTGAGCATGCGGGCCACTCCCTGGCGCCAGTCTGGCAGGGTCAGGGCAAAAGCCTTCTGCAGTTTGTGGGTATCAAGACGTGAGTTGGACGGCCGCTGGGCAGGCGTCGGGTAGGCATCGGTGGTCAACGGGTTGACCTGTTCGGCGTGGGCTTTCAACGCTACCCCTTGTGCCGCCGCCTGCTCCAGCACGAAGCGGGCGTAGCCGCACCAGGTGGTTTCACCGCCGGCTGCCAGGTGGTACAGGCCGGCCAGGGCCGGGTTGCGGCGGGTGGCGGTGATGGCGTGGGCGGTGATGTCGGCGATCAGCTCGGCACCGGTAGGGGCGCCGTGCTGGTCGTCAATCACGCCCAGGCTGTCGCGTTCGCCGGCCAGGCGCAGCATGGTCTTGGCAAAATTGTTGCCACGAGCGGCGTACACCCAGCAGGTACGGAATATCAGGTGCTGGCAGCCGGCCGCCTGGATGGCTTGCTCGCCAGCCAGCTTGCTTTCGCCGTAGGTGTTCAGCGGGCCGACGCTGTCGTCCTCGCGCCAGGCCTGTGTGCCCTGCCCGGGGAACACGTAGTCAGTGGAGTAATGCACCAGCAGTGCGCCGCAGTCGGCAGCGGCGCGGGCCAGCACGCCGACGGCTTCGGCGTTTACCCTGAAGGCTTGATCGCGGTCGCTTTCAGCCTTGTCGACGGCGGTGTAAGCGGCGGCGTTGACGATGACCTCAGGGGCGTAGGCGCGCACGGTTTCGGCCAGGCCTGGCAGGTTGGCCAGGTCACCGCAGTGCGCCTGGCTGCGGCTGTTCAGCGCCAGCACCTGGCCCAAGGGGGCCAGGCTGCGTTGCAGCTCCCAACCTACCTGGCCGTCCTTGCCCAGTAGCAGAATCTTCATGCCGAACGCCCTGCGTAGTTTTTCTCTACCCAATCGCGGTAGTTGCCGGACTGTACGTTCTGCACCCAGTCCTGGTTGTCGAGGTACCAGGCCACAGTCTTGCGAATGCCGGTCTCGAAGGTTTCGGCGGGTTTCCAGCCCAGCTCGCGCTCCAGCTTGCGGGCGTCGATGGCGTAGCGGCGGTCATGGCCGGGGCGGTCGGTCACATAGGTGATCTGGTCGGCGTAAGGCTTGCCGTCGGCGCGGGGTCGCAGCTCGTCCAGCAGGGCACACACGCGGTTGACGATTTCCAGGTTGGGCTTTTCGTTCCAGCCGCCCACGTTGTACACCTCACCGGTGGTGCCGGCTTCCAGCACACGGCGGATGGCGCTGCAGTGGTCC belongs to Pseudomonas putida NBRC 14164 and includes:
- the rfbD gene encoding dTDP-4-dehydrorhamnose reductase produces the protein MKILLLGKDGQVGWELQRSLAPLGQVLALNSRSQAHCGDLANLPGLAETVRAYAPEVIVNAAAYTAVDKAESDRDQAFRVNAEAVGVLARAAADCGALLVHYSTDYVFPGQGTQAWREDDSVGPLNTYGESKLAGEQAIQAAGCQHLIFRTCWVYAARGNNFAKTMLRLAGERDSLGVIDDQHGAPTGAELIADITAHAITATRRNPALAGLYHLAAGGETTWCGYARFVLEQAAAQGVALKAHAEQVNPLTTDAYPTPAQRPSNSRLDTHKLQKAFALTLPDWRQGVARMLTEIHEK